AAAACTCCGTGAGTGAGAAGAGCCCCAGTTTTCGCGGAAACGGTCGATTACGTGTTCCGGTGTGTAGCTCTTAAGAAACGCGCTTTCCGTTTCGGGAGTAGGGTAGTAAAGACTAAAGTGGCAAGCAACCGAGCCAACCATGCAAGCAAGGAGGACCGGAACGAAGAGCGCAATCGCTAACCGATGAGATTTCATAGCCTATTCTGGAAAGCGCCTAATCATAGCTCACAAAGTGCCCGCACAGCTCGCGCCTCGGGCATTCCCGTTTTCGCAACTCTGCGAACACCGCGCAGGTGGGGTCCGAGCAGGCGAGCCGCCCGCCCGGATTCATGCCGATTCGGTCTCTCAGTCACATGAAGTTGATCGATACATCCGCGATCTGCGCCTTTTTTTCATTGATGTTGGCAGTCGTGCATCCCTGAACTGTAATCTGGAGATGAGCGTTATCGACCCACTTTACTGAAAAATCAGAACTGGGACACGAAGCAGCGAGGAAGATTATCTCCGGGTTCGGACCCGTTGCCGGTCGTTGGATGTATGGCTTTTCACCACGGACCATGCTTAGAGTGGTCTTCTTTCCCACTGGCTTAGGAGCCCCCAGCCATCGTTGTTGCCTGAGGGTGTGATCCGCAACAACCGCTGCATGCGTTAGGTCGGGTGAGTAGATGAATCGTTTGTTTATGCGTCCGGAGTAAGGATTGCCTCTCGAACATGCGGATCCAGTGATCGCTAGCACCGCAGCGAAGAGCAAAGCTCTGCGATCCATTCCATACTCCCGAGAACGATCGAATCTTACAATGGGAACATCAGTGCTGCAGCTTACCACGCAGCCCCGCCAGGTACTTTAAGTGAATATCCACACATATGCGCCCCATTGTGGGTTTCGGGAAAGAGGGACAGCCTGAGAGCCTGTCGGAGAGAACGATTCCCGAACCAGGAATCAATAACTTACAGACATCCGATTGTTTGTAAGTTGTTGATTCTTCGTTCGAGAAAATCTATCTCCGACAGGCTCTCAGGCTGTCCCGTTTCTTCCCTACAAGCTATTCCCAACACATCGGTAGGCATTTTTGGTCAATCGGGAAAATGAGAGAATCAATTTTTTCACAGCTTCCAGACGGAACATATTCCTATTTGCGGAACTGAGTCGAGGCACCCACCGGCTACCGCCGGCGGTTCTCCGTCAGATTGGCGAATGGACGTGACAGGAAAGCAGCAATAAGCGATAAGCGATAAGCGATAAGCAATTAGCAATTAGTTCGGAAAGCTTGGTGACCAACTCTCGATGAGTGCTGAGCATTTCCCGCAAACGGACAAAAGCGCACAACGAACAGGCTCATCTCGACGGCACGATCGGAATTTAGGACGCTGGACGGTGGCGCACCCGCCCTTACGGAAAGCGCGATTCATGGCCGGCTACACACTGCCAGCGTCCGTCGCGATAGACGAAGATATCGGTGAACCGCGACTTCACCGTGGGCTGCGTGCCGCCGCTTGTGACAGCCCTACCGCGGACATAAGCGAAATCGCCATATACATGCGCGTGCATTTCCGACAATTCGGAGTGCCGGTCAGTGTAGCCGGCGGCGCTTGCCAGCATCTGCGAGCGATCGATCAGTTCACCGGTAGCTCCGGCTTCTTCGAAGTCGGGCGCAAGAATGCACTCCAACGCAGCCACATCGTGTTGTTCTGGGATTCGCGCCCATCTCTCCTCGATCTGAATCAGCGTGGTTTCGTCCTTGCGTTCACCCGTCGGGCAAGCCGCTCCATGCGCCAATGAGCACGATAGCAACAACCAGAAAGCAGTTTTCATGGAAGCACCCCCGCTGTGGGATAGATCACGCCAACTCTGTCACCGATTCCTTTGACGCCCGTAACGGTTAAATGTCTGGAAATGCCAAGGGACAGCCGGGCGAGACCAAATGGGGTGAACCGGCGGGGACACACGGGACGTATTCCTATTTGCGGAACCCTATCGAGAATATGTTCCCAGCAGCAATCAGTATTCAGCTGGAAAAGCAGCGATAGGCAATAAGCGATAAGCAATAAGCGAAGGCAGACACAAGGGAAAGTCTACCGCCGACGCTTTGGGGCGAGGCGCTTGGCGGTCAGCTTGCTCGCCGATGGGGCG
This region of Terriglobales bacterium genomic DNA includes:
- a CDS encoding nuclear transport factor 2 family protein, translating into MKTAFWLLLSCSLAHGAACPTGERKDETTLIQIEERWARIPEQHDVAALECILAPDFEEAGATGELIDRSQMLASAAGYTDRHSELSEMHAHVYGDFAYVRGRAVTSGGTQPTVKSRFTDIFVYRDGRWQCVAGHESRFP